The genomic segment CCAGCTCGATGGGTCCGCGTTCCGCCTCGATCCCGGCGACGAGCTCCCGGAAGCCCTGCAGCTCGGCGACGGTCCAGTCATGACAGTCGGCCATGTCACTGACCGGCGGATGGGTGAAGATGCCCTCCAGGTGGAGGTTCGGGCTGTCGTCGACCAGACGGACGAGCTCGGCCGCCTCTTCCGGTTCTGCGCCGATGCGTCGCATGCCCGTGTCCACCTTGAGGTGCACCGGTGTCGTGACGCCGGCAGCCTCGGCGGCGGCCTGGGCCTGCCGGATGGTCGTCTCGTCGACGACGGTCAGCGAGAGCTCCATCCGGACGGCCTGGGGCAGCTCCTCGGCGAAGCAGTGGGAGAGCTTGAGGATGGGCAGTGTCACACCGGCCTCGCGCAGCTCGGAGGCCTCCGGGACGGTGGCGACGGCCAGCCGGTCCGCGCAGCCGGAACGCTGCACCATGAGAGCCACGTCCACTGCACCGTGCCCGTAGGCATTCCCCTTGACCGCCAGCAGCACCTGCCGCTCCCCTGCCAGGGAGCGCACGGCGAGCAGGTTGCGCCGCAAGGCGGCCAGGTCGACGGGGGCTTGGGTGGCATACAACACGGCGCAATCCTGCCACCGTGACGAAGCCCAAGGGGGCATTGTCCCAAGCCGCCCCGCCCACTGATGAAATTCAGCCACTCGGCGAAGCCCGGCAGTCACGCGCCTGTCGCCCGCGCCTCCGAATCCAGAACCACACCCTTACGGGTGTAGCTCCGCAGGGTAGTGAATTTATCCCGTTGGACAGTGCCATAATCACCTGAGTGAACTCCTCATCCCCTCTCCGGATTGCGCTGGTCAATGACTACGAGATCGTCCTCGCGGGCATCCGGGAGATGCTGGCCCCCTTCTCCGACGAGGTGGAAGTGGTGGAGGTCGACGCCACTGCGGATGTCGCCAGCGAGGTGGACATCGCGCTCTACGACACCTATGGCCAGAACGAGACGACCCTGACGGCCATCTGCCAGCCGCTGCGCGCGGACCGGGTGGACAAGGTGGTGCTGTTCACCTGGAACCACAGCCAGACCCTTACGGATGCCGCGATCGCCGCAGGAGTCAACGGCCTGCTGAGCAAGAAGATGGGCGCCCACGAGCTGGTCGCCAGCCTCAAGCGGATCGCCGACGGCGAGACCGTGATCACCGCTCACACCTCCACACCCCAGGACGTGACGGCACTGGCTCCGCGCGGGAACCAGTGGCCAGGCCGGGAGGCCGGACTCACGATGCGCGAGTCGGAGATGATCTCCCTGATCACCCAGGGCCTCAGCAATGCCGAGATCGCGGAGCACACCAATCTGAGCCCCAACTCGGTCAAGTCCTACATCCGCGCCGCCTATCGCAAGATCGGTGTGGCGCGACGCTCCCAGGCGGTCGTCTGGGGGATTGCGCACGCGATGGTGCCGGACCGGTCCCGCCAGATCGTCGCCACCCCGAGGAGCAGCACCCCCGTCGAATAATCACGGTCCA from the Luteococcus japonicus genome contains:
- a CDS encoding DNA-binding response regulator, encoding MNSSSPLRIALVNDYEIVLAGIREMLAPFSDEVEVVEVDATADVASEVDIALYDTYGQNETTLTAICQPLRADRVDKVVLFTWNHSQTLTDAAIAAGVNGLLSKKMGAHELVASLKRIADGETVITAHTSTPQDVTALAPRGNQWPGREAGLTMRESEMISLITQGLSNAEIAEHTNLSPNSVKSYIRAAYRKIGVARRSQAVVWGIAHAMVPDRSRQIVATPRSSTPVE
- the alr gene encoding alanine racemase, whose amino-acid sequence is MPPWASSRWQDCAVLYATQAPVDLAALRRNLLAVRSLAGERQVLLAVKGNAYGHGAVDVALMVQRSGCADRLAVATVPEASELREAGVTLPILKLSHCFAEELPQAVRMELSLTVVDETTIRQAQAAAEAAGVTTPVHLKVDTGMRRIGAEPEEAAELVRLVDDSPNLHLEGIFTHPPVSDMADCHDWTVAELQGFRELVAGIEAERGPIELVHGAPSGVILGHDLTGMTLVRAGVMAYGYYPDASTPRTVPLEPVMSLVSRVSFIKRVDAGETVGYGRTWAPSRPSWIATVPVGYADGFSRANSNAGTMLIGGKAYPVAGRVCMDQTMVDLGPDDPTVQVGDEVVLMGAQGDERITADDLARIMGTISYEVTCLITPRVPRVYYDS